A window of Eubacteriaceae bacterium ES3 contains these coding sequences:
- a CDS encoding fumarate hydratase, with the protein MRVIHTDTIIQAVSEMCIEANIHLGADMEAALDNAMQQEISENGIEILNTMKKNLEVAAEKNIPICQDTGMVVMFVSLGQNLSIEGETLENALQKGVEKGYKEGFLRKSVVSDPLLRKNTQTNTPAIIHYKVVAGDGLMIKLLPKGFGSENTSALKMLKPAEGISGVRNFILETIENGSPNACAPVVVGVGIGGTMDKAALMAKEALARSVGSHHPEEHIRALEEYLLEAANKLGIGPMGLGGVNTVLGINILTYPTHIAGLPVAVNMGCYVNRHVEREL; encoded by the coding sequence TTGAGAGTAATTCATACCGATACAATCATCCAGGCGGTCTCTGAAATGTGTATTGAAGCCAATATACATTTGGGAGCAGACATGGAAGCAGCACTGGATAATGCTATGCAGCAGGAGATTTCTGAAAATGGAATCGAAATTCTTAATACAATGAAAAAAAATCTGGAAGTGGCAGCCGAAAAAAACATACCAATTTGTCAGGATACTGGGATGGTGGTAATGTTTGTAAGCCTGGGACAAAACTTATCGATTGAAGGGGAAACCCTTGAAAACGCCTTGCAAAAAGGTGTGGAAAAAGGCTATAAAGAAGGCTTTTTAAGAAAATCAGTCGTTTCTGATCCACTTTTAAGAAAAAATACACAGACGAATACGCCGGCGATTATTCATTATAAGGTAGTAGCCGGCGACGGTCTGATGATTAAATTACTGCCAAAAGGATTTGGCAGTGAAAATACAAGTGCACTGAAAATGCTTAAGCCAGCTGAGGGAATTTCAGGTGTCAGAAATTTTATTCTTGAAACCATTGAAAATGGGAGTCCCAATGCCTGCGCACCAGTTGTTGTAGGGGTTGGAATTGGCGGAACTATGGACAAAGCCGCATTAATGGCCAAAGAAGCGTTGGCTCGATCAGTTGGGAGTCATCATCCTGAAGAACATATCAGGGCTTTAGAAGAATATCTTCTGGAAGCCGCTAATAAACTTGGAATAGGTCCCATGGGTCTGGGTGGTGTGAATACGGTTCTGGGTATTAATATATTAACCTATCCGACCCATATTGCCGGACTTCCGGTTGCTGTAAATATGGGATGTTATGTCAACCGCCACGTTGAGAGGGAGCTTTAA